One genomic region from Anticarsia gemmatalis isolate Benzon Research Colony breed Stoneville strain chromosome 7, ilAntGemm2 primary, whole genome shotgun sequence encodes:
- the LOC142974346 gene encoding lipopolysaccharide-induced tumor necrosis factor-alpha factor homolog: MNIVPVGPDPSQVTCPSCRAVIVTKVQRKATTKTHVIALLLCLFLCWPCVCVPYCTDSCQNADHYCPNCNSYLGTYQR, encoded by the exons ATGAATATCGTACCAGTTGGCCCCGATCCCTCCCAGGTCACCTGCCCCTCATGTAGGGCGGTGATCGTCACAAAGGTACAGAGGAAGGCCACGACAAAGACTCACGTCATTGCACTTCTACTGTGTCTATTTCT GTGCTGGCCGTGCGTCTGCGTTCCTTACTGCACGGACTCATGTCAGAATGCCGACCACTACTGCCCCAACTGTAATTCCTACCTAGGAACCTATCAGCGATAA
- the LOC142974345 gene encoding lipopolysaccharide-induced tumor necrosis factor-alpha factor homolog: protein MSQPVQNASQDQQSLQMVALDGAQPTVIPHLSTSVIIGQPMGTKPSVTTCKTCKYEIVTRIEKKATTKTHVIAFLLCLFLCWPCVCLPYCMSSCNNIDHYCTKCNSYIGSYHLSLT, encoded by the exons ATGAGTCAACCGGTACAGAACGCGAGTCAGGATCAGCAGAGTTTACAAATGGTTGCACTAGATGGCGCGCAACCGACAGTCATACCGCACTTGAGCACTTCAGTTATTATTGGACAACCTATGGGCACTAAACCATCGGTTACGACTTGTAAAACGTGCAAATATGAAATAGTGACCAGGATTGAGAAGAAAGCGACAACGAAGACGCATGTGATTGCTTTTCTTCTGTGTTTGTTCTt ATGCTGGCCCTGCGTCTGTTTACCGTACTGCATGTCTAGTTGCAACAACATTGACCATTACTGTACCAAATGTAACAGCTATATTGGCAGTTATCATCTCTCGttaacttag
- the LOC142974344 gene encoding lipopolysaccharide-induced tumor necrosis factor-alpha factor homolog has translation MELNEPKMSHPQGNPPPYTAGPPAPTPVIVGVAPRTTTIIPVVVGQQMGPRPANIVCKSCNYQIVTRVETKASSRTHIFALILCLIGCWPCVCVPYCMDSCNNADHYCPNCSAYIGSYIN, from the exons ATGGAATTGAACGAAC CTAAAATGTCGCATCCCCAAGGCAACCCGCCTCCATACACGGCTGGACCTCCGGCCCCTACGCCAGTGATCGTCGGAGTAGCTCCAAGAACCACTACAATAATCCCCGTCGTGGTCGGCCAACAGATGGGCCCACGACCAGCGAATATCGTGTGCAAGTCTTGTAACTACCAAATTGTTACCAGAGTCGAAACCAAAGCTTCGTCTAGGACTCACATCTTCGCTCTTATTCTTTGCTTAATAGG GTGCTGGCCATGTGTGTGCGTGCCTTACTGCATGGATTCCTGCAACAACGCGGACCACTACTGCCCCAACTGCAGCGCTTACATCGGCAGTTACATCAACTGA
- the LOC142974343 gene encoding lipopolysaccharide-induced tumor necrosis factor-alpha factor homolog, producing MSYPTSPPSYDAIYTQDQSQPVQTQPQVAVHVPQPQMVHGSVVIVGSNKVDIAPCVIVCQSCNYTVSTRTEMRPTFRTHAWAVCLFVCGLWPCCFVPYCMPTCNNIDHYCPKCNAYIGSYMS from the exons ATGAGTTATCCAACGAGTCCTCCGTCCTACGACGCGATATACACACAAGATCAGTCACAGCCGGTGCAGACTCAACCTCAGGTCGCGGTCCACGTGCCTCAGCCTCAAATGGTCCACGGCAGCGTCGTCATAGTTGGCTCCAATAAAGTCGACATCGCACCTTGCGTCATCGTCTGCCAAAGTTGTAATTATACTGTTTCTACAAGGACTGAAATGAGGCCAACGTTTAGGACGCATGCGTGGgctgtgtgtttgtttgtttgtgg TTTATGGCCGTGCTGTTTCGTCCCCTACTGCATGCCGACCTGCAACAACATAGACCATTACTGCCCGAAGTGTAACGCATACATCGGTTCTTACATGAGTTAA